In Spirochaeta thermophila DSM 6578, the DNA window GGAGGCCGGGGGGAGGGGGAACGGTCCAGGAGAGCATGCCGCCCGTATGAGTGGGGCAGGGGTGGAGGGAGTGGTCCACGGCTACAAGAGCCTCTTCCTCCTCGACGAGGACGGGCAGGTGCTCCCCACCCACTCGATCTCGGCCGGACTCGACTATCCGGGGATAGGGCCTCAGCTCGCCCATCTGGGGAGGACCGGCAGGATCTCCTTCACCACGGCCTCGGACGAGGAGGCGCTCGAGGCCTTGAAGTTCTTCGCCCGCCATGAAGGTCTGGTCTTTGCCCTCGAGAGCGCCCACGCAGGAGCCGTGGCCATGAAGATGGCGCGGGAGGGCTCCCCGGAGAAGGCCATCATAGTGAACATGTCTGGCAGGGGCGATAAAGACATCTTCATCACCGCCAAGGCCCTCGATGGTGAGAAGTGGCGGGAATTCCTGCTGAGAGAGGCTTCCTCATGAGTGCACGCATCATGGCCCATATGGTCTCGTTCTTCCCGGACGAGGCGCGTTCCCGGGAGGTGGCACAGGCCCTCGTGGAAGGAGGTGCGTGGGCGCTCGAGATACAGTTCCCTTTCTCGGATCCCACGGCCGACGGTCCTGCGATTCAGGAGGCATGCACGCGGGCTTTGGAGGCGGGCTTCACCGTGGAGAAGGGGTTCCGGTTCCTCGAATGGCTGAAGGGACGGTGGCCCGATCTGCCGGTCTTCCTCATGTGTTATGGGAGTATCCCGGTGCGAAAGGGGGTGGATCCCTTCGTGGAACGGTGTGCAGAGCTCGGACTCGAGGGGCTCATCGTTCCCGACCTTCCTCCTGACTACGACGAAGGCCTCTACGAGGCCGGAGCCCGCCATGGGATTCCGGTCGTGCCGGTGGTGATTCCGCAGATTCGAGGTGAGCGACTCTCCCGTATCCTCTCCCTTTCCCCCGCCTATGTGTATGCGGCCCTCAGGAAGGGGATCACCGGGTATCACACCGAGATCGGGGAGGAGAACCTTTCCCTGCTCGACACGCTCGAGGCCGCAGGGACGAGAACGCTCGCCGGGTTCGGCATCGATTCACCCGAGCAGGTAGCCCTCCTCGCACCACACGTCCACGCGGTGGTGGTGGGATCGGCCTTCGTCCGAGTGATCGCCTCATGCAGCGGGAGCCCCGCGGCTCCCCTCAAGGCGAAGATAGGGGAGCTTCTCTCTTCGAAGGAGGCTAACCGCCGAGAGTAGACGGTATATAAAAGTTTTGTGATATTTTCCTTGACAACAATAGAGGTAGGAGGGCGTCATGTCGCTTCATGTGAAGGCAGCCGACTTTGAAAAGGAAGTCTTGAAGGCCGATATCCCTGTACTCGTGGACTTCTGGGCCGAATGGTGCATGCCGTGCCGGATGGTCTCGCCCATCCTCGACGAGCTCGCCGAGGAATATGCCGGGAAACTCAAGGTGGTGAAGGTGAACGTGGACGAGGAACCGGACCTCGCGAGCAGGTTCGGCATCGTGAGTATCCCCACCATCCTTCTCTTCAAGAATGGGCAGGTGGCAGCCCAGCAGATAGGGGCCGCTCCCCGGCAGGTCTTCGAGCAGATGATCCAGCCCCATCTCGGCTAGGGTGTGTAGACCTCGTCCGAGTTGGGTTCGCCGAACGTGGCCCCTCCCGTGGGTACGATGTGCCAGTCCTCCTTGGTGTCGGTGTCTTGAGGAACAGAGGCCCTGCAGATGGACCGCGTGGCAGTGGAGGGGTCCGGATCGATGCAGTCACCGGGGGTGAGGGGAGAGGAGTCCCCCTTCCAGCCGCCGAGCCCCTCCACCTCCCTCACCCGATCGAGCACCTTTTTCTGGGCAAAGCCTTCGTACTTCTCGGACGTCCCGGTGCTGTAGACCACCGCATCGAGGA includes these proteins:
- the trpA gene encoding tryptophan synthase subunit alpha, giving the protein MSARIMAHMVSFFPDEARSREVAQALVEGGAWALEIQFPFSDPTADGPAIQEACTRALEAGFTVEKGFRFLEWLKGRWPDLPVFLMCYGSIPVRKGVDPFVERCAELGLEGLIVPDLPPDYDEGLYEAGARHGIPVVPVVIPQIRGERLSRILSLSPAYVYAALRKGITGYHTEIGEENLSLLDTLEAAGTRTLAGFGIDSPEQVALLAPHVHAVVVGSAFVRVIASCSGSPAAPLKAKIGELLSSKEANRRE
- the trxA gene encoding thioredoxin, coding for MSLHVKAADFEKEVLKADIPVLVDFWAEWCMPCRMVSPILDELAEEYAGKLKVVKVNVDEEPDLASRFGIVSIPTILLFKNGQVAAQQIGAAPRQVFEQMIQPHLG